Proteins found in one Actinomycetota bacterium genomic segment:
- a CDS encoding DUF1622 domain-containing protein, translated as MDGWLSDAITYGAVPVLVALGVLAAAVCASRGHWRTGAGLGLDIWLAAGLLMLTVATTWPSIATVAVIVAVRHLATWSIDRAASARAVPRSPRRGISR; from the coding sequence ATGGACGGCTGGCTGTCCGACGCCATTACCTACGGCGCCGTGCCGGTGCTGGTGGCGCTCGGGGTGCTGGCTGCGGCAGTATGCGCCTCGCGCGGCCACTGGCGCACCGGCGCCGGCCTGGGCCTGGACATCTGGCTGGCCGCGGGCCTGCTGATGCTCACCGTGGCCACCACCTGGCCGTCCATCGCCACCGTGGCGGTGATCGTGGCGGTGCGCCACCTGGCCACGTGGTCCATTGACCGCGCGGCGTCGGCGCGCGCCGTACCCCGCTCGCCGCGGCGCGGAATCAGCCGCTGA
- a CDS encoding DUF1622 domain-containing protein has protein sequence METAQDTVREAVDWIVLVIESLGALIIALGVVIAVVLLVRALTRPTEPGSFTRMRLVLASYLVLGLEFQLAADVLKTAVAPTFTEIGQLAAIAAIRTLLNYFLAKEIESQKAELAERGEDMPPLPTPRH, from the coding sequence GTGGAAACCGCGCAAGACACCGTGCGCGAGGCAGTCGACTGGATCGTCCTCGTCATCGAATCCCTCGGCGCGCTGATCATCGCCCTTGGCGTGGTCATCGCAGTCGTGCTGCTGGTGCGCGCCCTCACGCGGCCCACCGAGCCCGGGTCGTTCACCCGCATGCGCCTGGTGCTGGCCTCGTACCTGGTGCTCGGCCTCGAATTCCAGCTGGCCGCCGACGTGCTGAAGACCGCTGTGGCGCCGACCTTCACCGAAATCGGCCAGCTCGCCGCCATCGCGGCAATCCGCACCCTTCTCAACTACTTCCTCGCCAAGGAGATCGAGTCGCAGAAGGCCGAGCTGGCCGAGCGCGGCGAGGACATGCCGCCCCTGCCCACACCCCGCCACTAG
- a CDS encoding homoserine O-acetyltransferase produces the protein MTTSTPAGGIGLTETQRVVLFTQDDPLVLESGATLCPVEVAYETYGTLNADRSNAIYVCHALTGDAHAAGHQGEPERRGWWDNIIGPGRPVDTDRFFVVCSNLLGGCQGTTGPSSEDPATGRPYGLSFPLFTVRDLVEVHRALLAHLGIEHLAGAIGGSLGGMQVLQWVIDHPHEISAAMVICSSSRLSAQNIAFSAVAREAIMRDPDFQGGDYYGSGRAPDTGLSIARMMAHITYLSEESMREKFGRRLQHGDAPRFDFSVDFQVESYLQHQGESFLKRFDANTYLYMTRVMDYFDAFADPAAVGACLEGTSTKFLVISFDSDWRFDTDHSREIVRQLQSWRVPVTSREIESPWGHDSFLLEIPEYHRTVEAFLDRAADDLGI, from the coding sequence CTGACCACCAGCACTCCAGCCGGGGGGATCGGCCTCACCGAGACCCAGCGGGTCGTCCTGTTCACGCAGGACGACCCGCTCGTGCTGGAGTCGGGCGCCACGCTGTGCCCCGTCGAGGTGGCGTACGAGACCTACGGCACCCTCAACGCCGATCGCAGCAATGCGATCTACGTGTGCCACGCGCTCACGGGCGACGCCCACGCGGCGGGCCACCAGGGCGAGCCCGAGCGCCGCGGCTGGTGGGACAACATCATCGGCCCGGGGCGGCCGGTGGACACCGACCGCTTCTTCGTGGTCTGCTCAAACCTGCTGGGCGGGTGCCAGGGCACCACGGGGCCGTCGTCGGAGGACCCGGCGACGGGGCGGCCCTACGGGCTGTCATTCCCGCTGTTCACGGTGCGCGACCTGGTGGAGGTGCATCGGGCGCTGCTGGCGCACCTGGGCATCGAGCACCTGGCCGGCGCCATCGGCGGGTCGCTCGGCGGCATGCAGGTGCTGCAGTGGGTCATCGACCACCCGCACGAGATCAGTGCCGCGATGGTGATCTGCTCGTCGTCGCGCCTCTCGGCCCAGAACATCGCCTTCAGCGCGGTGGCCCGCGAGGCCATCATGCGCGACCCCGACTTCCAGGGCGGCGACTACTACGGCTCCGGGCGCGCGCCCGATACCGGGCTGTCGATCGCGCGGATGATGGCCCACATCACGTACCTGTCCGAGGAGTCCATGAGGGAGAAGTTCGGGCGCCGCCTGCAGCATGGCGATGCCCCGCGCTTCGACTTCTCGGTGGACTTCCAGGTGGAGTCGTACCTGCAGCACCAGGGCGAGTCGTTCCTCAAGCGCTTCGACGCGAACACCTACCTCTACATGACGAGGGTGATGGACTACTTCGACGCCTTTGCCGACCCCGCCGCGGTGGGCGCGTGCCTCGAGGGCACCTCCACGAAGTTCCTGGTCATCTCGTTCGACAGCGACTGGCGCTTCGACACCGACCACTCGCGCGAGATCGTGCGCCAGCTGCAGTCGTGGCGCGTGCCCGTGACCTCGCGCGAGATCGAGAGCCCCTGGGGCCACGACTCGTTCCTGCTTGAGATTCCCGAGTACCACCGCACGGTCGAGGCGTTCCTGGACCGCGCGGCAGACGACCTGGGTATCTAG
- a CDS encoding O-acetylhomoserine aminocarboxypropyltransferase/cysteine synthase: protein MSDHHRETIALHGGQVPDPTTNARAVPIYQTTSFVFNDAQHAANLFALAEPGNIYTRIMNPTWDVLEQRVAQMEGGIAACALASGQAAVAYSLMNVCRAGDNVIAEPQLYGGTYNLFAHTLPQFGIEVRFADQDDPSSVARLADENTRAVFVESLGNPSLDVIDLPAWADAAHAAGVPLIVDNTVATPILCRPFEQGADIVVHSLTKFIGGHGTSIGGIIVDSGNFDWVSNGDRFPGLTKPDPSYHGVVWSDALGPAAYIGRIRTVLLRNIGAALSPFNAFLILQGIETLHLRMERHCSNALAIAQHLEAHPEVEWVDYPGLPSSKYHELANEVLDGGYGAILTFGIRGGRDAGQAFISNLELFSHLANIGDAKSLAIHPATTTHSQLNDEELSLAGVTPEMVRLSVGIENVGDLISDLDQAIAKATAGVGAPA from the coding sequence ATGAGCGACCACCACCGCGAGACCATCGCCCTCCACGGGGGGCAGGTGCCGGACCCGACCACCAACGCCCGGGCCGTGCCGATCTACCAGACGACCTCGTTCGTCTTCAACGACGCCCAACATGCCGCGAACCTGTTCGCGCTCGCCGAGCCGGGCAATATCTACACGCGCATCATGAACCCCACCTGGGACGTGCTGGAGCAGCGCGTGGCCCAGATGGAGGGCGGCATCGCCGCATGTGCGCTGGCGTCCGGCCAGGCGGCCGTGGCGTACTCGCTGATGAACGTGTGCCGCGCCGGTGACAACGTCATCGCCGAGCCGCAGCTGTACGGCGGCACCTACAACCTGTTCGCGCACACGCTGCCGCAGTTCGGCATCGAGGTGCGGTTCGCCGACCAGGACGACCCGTCGTCGGTGGCGCGCCTGGCCGACGAGAACACCCGCGCGGTGTTCGTGGAGTCGCTCGGCAACCCGAGCCTTGACGTGATCGACCTTCCGGCCTGGGCCGACGCCGCGCACGCCGCGGGCGTGCCGCTCATCGTGGACAACACGGTGGCCACGCCCATCCTGTGCCGTCCGTTCGAGCAGGGCGCCGACATCGTGGTGCATTCGCTCACGAAGTTCATCGGCGGCCACGGCACGTCGATCGGCGGCATCATCGTCGACAGCGGCAACTTCGACTGGGTTTCCAACGGCGACCGCTTCCCGGGCCTCACCAAGCCCGACCCCAGCTACCACGGGGTGGTATGGAGCGACGCACTGGGCCCCGCGGCCTACATCGGGCGCATTCGTACGGTGCTGCTGCGCAACATCGGCGCCGCGCTGTCGCCGTTCAACGCGTTCCTCATCCTGCAGGGCATCGAGACGCTGCACCTGCGCATGGAGCGCCATTGCAGCAACGCGCTGGCGATCGCCCAGCACCTCGAGGCGCACCCCGAGGTGGAGTGGGTCGACTACCCCGGCCTGCCATCGTCGAAGTACCACGAGCTCGCCAACGAGGTGCTGGACGGGGGCTACGGCGCCATCCTCACCTTCGGCATCCGCGGTGGCCGCGACGCCGGCCAGGCGTTCATCTCCAACCTGGAGCTGTTCAGCCACCTGGCCAATATCGGCGACGCCAAGTCGCTGGCCATCCACCCGGCCACCACCACGCACTCGCAGCTGAACGACGAGGAGCTGTCGCTCGCCGGCGTGACGCCCGAGATGGTGCGCCTGTCGGTGGGCATCGAGAACGTCGGGGACCTCATCTCGGACCTCGACCAGGCCATCGCCAAGGCGACGGCCGGGGTGGGGGCTCCCGCCTGA